The genome window GCTTTGTACTCTCGAGACACGTTTTGCAGAAAACACATTCATATTTTTATTCACTTTATAAATTTCTTTCTTGATAAGCGTTTATTATTTATGTTGAAGGAATTGATTAGTCCATATTTTTCCATTTATTTCATATATTAAAAAAGCCCCAACTTTTTAAGAGAAGGGGCTTAAAATGGATCGCTCATCTCTCAAAAGAATTCATTGCAAGAATTAGCACCTTTCCAATTTTATGGTAGGTTGCTAAGGTTTCACAGGGCTGGTCCCTCCACCTTTCTTGATAAGCGTGTATGTCACATCCGTGATATTTTTATAGTCTGTCTCCTCTGTTTTAAATGAGTATATTTACAATAGAAATTGTTAGCCTTTTTGTCAAGTAAAAATTACTATTACATTAATTATTTCGATTTTCTCCAATCCAAAAAATTTGTTGTTAGAGATCCAACGATAGCCAGGATCAAACCAATGAGGGTAACATAATCGACCCATATTGTATTGACATCCAAGCCAGTCATAGAGTCAATCAAAAATTTGATATACGAGGATGGCATATCGTAAAAACCCAAATTGAATCTAACCTGCCAATGCCATTCAGTGCAGGGGCAATAGCCGAATCCATACCAAATCCCCAGAACAGACCAGGAAAATAAAGTGACTGCCAGTGTGATCAGGTTACATTTCCTGGTTTTTTTCCACATCCAGCCAAAAAGATTAAAAACAATCAAAACAGAGTGGAAGATAAAAAAGAAGATGTTGAGAAAAGCTAACAAGATTATTAAAGTGTAATATGGGAAAATAGAGTTATATTCAAAGTAAAACCTATAGAGAAGGAATCGGTAAAAATCTTAAATCCAAAGCACGAATTTCTAAACAATATCTAAATAATAATGTTTCAAATGTCAAACAAATTTAGAATTGTTGACCTGCTGAAGGCATTGGAATTTGGAAATTAGGACTTGTTTAGGATTTCGAGATTAGAAATTTGATATTCCAAATATTTCCAAAAAAAAAGACTTGCACGCAACACCTACACATTATTTGCTAATTAGTGTTTGACCGAAAACTCAACAACTAGTGTCATTCCGGTAATCTTCCCTGCCAAAACTTGTGCCCGTATGTTTTTAACGGGCAACATGCAGGGACAAGCTTGAGCCGGAATCTAATCATTCCAAGCATGTAGATTCCCGCTAAAAGCATGCGGGAATGACAGAATGGGTGCTTTTCGTTCAGACACTAATCAATTAATTAACACAAAACCTTAGAACCTGTAAACCTTTTGGAAAAGGAATTCGTCCAAGCAGTTCATAAAGGCACTTATACGTATGAGGAATGAAGAAGAACGATTAATTAAATTGGCTCAAGAAGGAGATGTGAACGCGTTTCGAGAATTGGTCGAACGCCACATGAAAAAAATGTATTATTTATGTTACGATCTAACCAGAAATCATCATGATGCAGAAGACTTATCACAGGAGGTATTTATTAAGGTTTATCATTCGATAAAAAAATTTCGCGGCTCAGCCAAGTTTAGTTCCTGGATTCACCGAATCGCAGTAAATAGGTTTATCGATAAAGGCCGCAAATATACGCCACCGCTGGATTCTTTTGAGGAAGAATTCAGTGATGATGTCAAAGTAGCAAAACCGCCTGTTGATCATGAACCTAATCACAATCCCGAACAAAAAGCGGAAGCCGGTTTGATACAAAAGCATTTGGATAGTGCTTTGAAGGAACTTCCCAACCAGCAACGCTCAGTTTTTGTTCTGCGTCATTACCAGTATCTTTCATTAAAGGAGATTGCCGAAATGTTAAAGATTTCAGAAGGTTCGGTAAAAAGTTCACTTTTCCGAGCCATCAGACGCTTACAGGATTCATTATCGTTTTATCGATATGATTTAGGATTGGAGGAATCCAAATGAATGCATGCAAAAAGTTTCGCCAACTTTGTACAGAAGTTCTATATGAAGAACTTAATTCCCAGGATTTAAAGAGGTTCAACGAACATAAATCCACTTGTACAGAATGCAGCAGTTTATTTGTTGAAATGAAATCGACTTTGAATCTAATGGATAACGTCGAAAGACCGGAACCGAAGCCTGAATTCTGGCAAAATTACTGGAAGAATCTGGAGGATCGATTAGAAGATGTCCGTCCAACCAGAACTATAAAGCCAGGATGGAAACTTAGGATTTCACAACTATTTGAAAGTAGACCCAGATTCACAATACAACTCGCTGGTGGGTTGGTGCTCTTGCTCATCGGAATTTTGATCGGAAAAAACATATTAACAACTGACATTCCATCAGGAACCCTGAGTTCAAATGAAATCAATGAATATACGACTGTCGCGGCCAAAGCCGCCATAAACCAGCGGGCAGATAGGTTCTTACAACGTTCTAAATTGCTGTTGTTGGGGCTTGTGAATTTGGATGACAGTCCAGAAGAACCGTTGGCATTAAATTTTGCACACCAACGGCAAATTTCCCAGCAGTTGATCGAAGAAACCAGCGTCTTGAAAGATGACCTCGGTCAGTCAGATCAATTAAGACTTCGAGAACTGATCTCGGATTTAGAGCTTGTTCTACTGCAAATTGCTAACCTGGAGGCGGATAAAGACCTTCCTGCGGTAGAACTTGTTAAAAGCACAGCCGATAGCAGGTCAATTTTGCTGCGGATTAACCTGGAAGAAATGAGGAAAATGTACGAGAATGAACAAATACCGGTATCACCTAAAAAATCTAAAATAGACCAAACAATTTAAACGAGGAGTTAAAAAATGAAGGGAATAATCAAAAAATTAACTTTAGCAACATGGGGTTTAACCCTATTCATCTCTGCTTTATCCAGCCAGGCACAAATTGTAGAAATCAAACCAATTCATGTACCGCAGTTTGATATAGAAAAGTTGAAAGCAATAGAACCTATGCTGGCACGAAGCGTAGCCATGATGAAGAATATTAATTTACAGGAGTTTGCTCATCTTGAATATAAAATGCAAACTGCAAATATAATGGTTGCTCAAGCTTCAGAATTAATTGCTAAAGCATCGCTTTCTCAAATCCCGATGTTTAAGATGAGTATGAAAGGCCTTGAATTCATTGGCGAATTTGATCTAAATGATGACCAGGATGCTGCATCAAATGCCTATAAAGATGGATATAACCTGATCCTTAATGAAAATTGGAATGCCGCAATCAAAGCATTTGAGGATCTGACAAAAAAATATCCAAGAAGCCGTTGGGTGGATGATGCGCAATTTTGGTTATGCTATGCAGCAGATAAATCAAATGGTAATAAAGAAGAATCATTCGAGTGTTACCAACAGTTTGCCAAAAAATATTCCCGCAGTAAATGGGCGGATGATGCTAAAGCCAATTTAATTAAGATTGGCCAACGACTGGCGAGAGAAGGAAAGCCCGGGTATGAGGATATCATCAAATCGATGCAGCAGAGCGATAATGAGGAAATATTACTTTCTGCCTTATATGCCTTGCAGAATATTGGCGATGACCAGGCAGTCACCGTTGCGTTTGATTTATATGACAGAGCCAAGAGTCCCAAAATCCGAACAAAAATCGTTTATATGCTGCAAAACATTGAGTCAAAAGTAGCTATAAATAAACTGAAAGATATCGCACTACATGATGCTGATCAAGGTGTGCAGCGTCGAGCCGTGTATGCGCTTGGAAATTCAGGTGATGACACGGTAATAGATGTTTTGACTGAAATACTGCATAGCGATGCAAATGCCGATGTGCGCAAACATGCACTCTACGCATTAGGGAATTTGGATAAAAAAGGGACTTTGCCAATTTTGGTGGATGTCGCTTTGCATGATGAAAGTGA of candidate division KSB1 bacterium contains these proteins:
- a CDS encoding sigma-70 family RNA polymerase sigma factor, producing MRNEEERLIKLAQEGDVNAFRELVERHMKKMYYLCYDLTRNHHDAEDLSQEVFIKVYHSIKKFRGSAKFSSWIHRIAVNRFIDKGRKYTPPLDSFEEEFSDDVKVAKPPVDHEPNHNPEQKAEAGLIQKHLDSALKELPNQQRSVFVLRHYQYLSLKEIAEMLKISEGSVKSSLFRAIRRLQDSLSFYRYDLGLEESK
- a CDS encoding DUF2784 family protein → MLLAFLNIFFFIFHSVLIVFNLFGWMWKKTRKCNLITLAVTLFSWSVLGIWYGFGYCPCTEWHWQVRFNLGFYDMPSSYIKFLIDSMTGLDVNTIWVDYVTLIGLILAIVGSLTTNFLDWRKSK
- a CDS encoding HEAT repeat domain-containing protein → MKGIIKKLTLATWGLTLFISALSSQAQIVEIKPIHVPQFDIEKLKAIEPMLARSVAMMKNINLQEFAHLEYKMQTANIMVAQASELIAKASLSQIPMFKMSMKGLEFIGEFDLNDDQDAASNAYKDGYNLILNENWNAAIKAFEDLTKKYPRSRWVDDAQFWLCYAADKSNGNKEESFECYQQFAKKYSRSKWADDAKANLIKIGQRLAREGKPGYEDIIKSMQQSDNEEILLSALYALQNIGDDQAVTVAFDLYDRAKSPKIRTKIVYMLQNIESKVAINKLKDIALHDADQGVQRRAVYALGNSGDDTVIDVLTEILHSDANADVRKHALYALGNLDKKGTLPILVDVALHDESEKLAKTATYAIGNLDEKDALPILQRILKEAKILNVRKAALYAIANYDEPTSLPILRDVVMKETDKSLRKTALHAIGNIDGKESLNVLKMVLTSVEDRDLQKTALYAIGNRDEDSEAKSILTQFAMTNDNDELAKTAVYSLRNMLDEDGFDELLEIVRKAKSTAARKAALSCIGGSGGKVGIDALASLLKTEKDVELRIYAVRALGHADSDGAISVLVDIVQNDPHLKVRTAAVSAIGQIGSPKAQEALVKILSNQ